A part of Chloroflexota bacterium genomic DNA contains:
- a CDS encoding SDR family oxidoreductase — MALPSPQNLLDFSNQAVAVTGSGSGLGRGIAIRFAEAGAKVVVSYRASASGAQTVVDRIKGMGREAVAIRADATQKAEVDRLIAQTVEAFGRLDVMINNAGLYPVSSLLEMSEAEWDLVINANLKSVFLCTQAAARQMIAQGNGGSIINVSSIEAEHPAPGHSHYDAAKAGVLMHTRAAAHELGRYNIRVNAVSPGLIWAEGIEERWPDGVARWQNTAPFSRLGQPDDVADACLFLASPAARWITGTNLVVDGGVTTSPAF; from the coding sequence ATGGCCCTTCCTTCTCCGCAAAACTTATTGGACTTTTCAAATCAGGCCGTCGCCGTCACCGGCAGTGGGAGCGGGCTGGGCCGGGGAATCGCGATCCGGTTTGCCGAAGCAGGCGCGAAAGTTGTGGTGAGTTATCGGGCCAGCGCAAGCGGCGCGCAGACGGTGGTGGACAGAATCAAAGGAATGGGGCGAGAGGCGGTTGCCATTCGGGCCGACGCGACTCAAAAGGCCGAGGTTGACCGTCTCATCGCTCAAACCGTCGAGGCCTTTGGCCGGCTGGATGTGATGATCAACAACGCCGGGCTGTATCCCGTTTCATCATTGCTGGAGATGTCGGAGGCCGAGTGGGACTTGGTGATCAACGCCAATTTGAAGAGTGTTTTTCTTTGCACGCAGGCGGCGGCCCGGCAAATGATCGCTCAGGGCAACGGCGGCTCCATCATCAACGTTTCGTCAATCGAAGCCGAGCACCCCGCTCCCGGTCACAGCCATTACGATGCGGCCAAGGCGGGGGTGCTGATGCACACGCGCGCGGCGGCGCACGAGCTTGGCCGCTACAACATTCGCGTCAACGCGGTGTCACCCGGACTGATTTGGGCCGAAGGAATCGAAGAACGCTGGCCGGACGGTGTGGCCCGTTGGCAGAACACAGCGCCCTTTAGCCGGCTCGGCCAACCCGACGATGTGGCCGACGCCTGCCTCTTTCTGGCCTCGCCCGCCGCGCGCTGGATCACTGGAACGAATCTCGTGGTGGACGGCGGCGTGACGACCAGCCCGGCGTTTTGA
- a CDS encoding ferredoxin family protein, whose product MTHIITSLCLRDGACIEVCPVECIIPGTPSDEWPWMYIDPDTCIDCGACIPECPFEAIFPEDEVPGDFSKAGMRVSAPQDSNFADKATEEHEVESEKGKEHIMLKQTYVLADGDVIDLRADNQKNYDYFKGGPGYPAK is encoded by the coding sequence ATGACTCACATTATCACCAGTTTGTGCCTGCGCGATGGCGCATGCATTGAGGTCTGCCCGGTCGAGTGCATCATTCCGGGCACACCGTCGGACGAATGGCCGTGGATGTATATTGATCCCGACACCTGCATTGACTGCGGCGCCTGCATTCCCGAATGCCCCTTTGAGGCCATCTTCCCCGAAGATGAAGTGCCGGGCGACTTCAGCAAGGCCGGCATGCGCGTGAGCGCCCCGCAAGACTCGAACTTTGCCGACAAGGCCACTGAAGAACACGAAGTGGAAAGTGAAAAGGGCAAAGAGCACATTATGCTCAAGCAAACGTACGTGCTGGCCGATGGCGACGTGATTGACCTCAGAGCCGACAACCAGAAGAACTACGACTACTTCAAGGGTGGGCCGGGCTATCCCGCCAAATAA
- a CDS encoding superoxide dismutase: MAHELPKLPYAFNALEPHIDARTMEIHHGKHHQAYVTNLNKALEGHDALAAKSIEALISDLNSVPENIRAAVRNNGGGHANHSMFWLSMKAGGGGEPGGALGEAINATFGGFAAFKEKFNNAGMTRFGSGWAWLAMSNNALEVVSTANQDSPLMEGKTPLLGCDVWEHAYYLNYQNRRADYLAAWWNVVDWNSVAARYAAK, from the coding sequence ATGCGCGAACGATGGAAATCCATCACGGCAAACATCATCAAGCGTATGTCACCAACCTCAACAAAGCCCTCGAAGGCCACGATGCCCTGGCCGCCAAAAGCATCGAAGCCCTGATCTCTGATTTGAATAGCGTCCCCGAAAACATCCGCGCCGCCGTGCGCAACAACGGCGGCGGCCACGCCAACCACTCCATGTTCTGGCTAAGCATGAAGGCGGGCGGCGGCGGCGAGCCGGGCGGCGCGCTAGGCGAGGCCATCAACGCAACCTTTGGCGGTTTTGCCGCCTTCAAGGAAAAGTTCAACAACGCCGGCATGACGCGCTTCGGCAGTGGCTGGGCCTGGCTGGCGATGAGCAACAACGCCCTGGAAGTGGTTTCGACGGCGAACCAGGATAGCCCGCTCATGGAAGGCAAGACGCCCCTCCTGGGTTGCGACGTTTGGGAACATGCCTATTACCTCAACTACCAGAACCGCCGGGCCGATTACCTGGCCGCATGGTGGAACGTGGTGGATTGGAATTCAGTAGCGGCGCGATACGCGGCTAAATAA
- a CDS encoding aspartate ammonia-lyase translates to MSNFRTEKDSLGELQVPADALYGVQTQRAVLNFPISGMRPWRAFIWSMALIKRAAADVNRDLGLLDPAKAGAIVAAAAEVMDGKWDSQFVVDPIQAGAGTSHNMNANEVLANLASEKMGGTRGNYLVKPNDDVNMAQSTNDTIPTAIRLGCLWRLDELLAAVDNLHGALAAKATEFDGVVKSGRTHLQDAVPVRLGQEFGGYAKAVARDRERIARAAEGLRRLGIGGTATGTGLNAHPEYHARMVKRLSEISGIKLYESDNLFESMQSMADAADFSASLRTLAVTLIRIANDIRLLSSGPSTGLDEIRLPAVQPGSSIMPGKVNPVLAEMMDMAMFHVQGCDFTVSLAAQAGQLELNVMMPIIAHNLFEAMQVMIGAVNAFADKCVKGIVAQREKAEGWLAKNAIVATALNPLIGYMIAAELVKEAMKRNMTIREVAAERIAKGELTNKDSGALITLADIDGVLGDIRKLTEGGLGGPAGGG, encoded by the coding sequence ATGTCCAACTTTAGAACCGAAAAAGACTCGCTTGGCGAACTGCAAGTGCCAGCCGACGCGCTTTACGGCGTGCAGACTCAACGCGCCGTGCTCAACTTTCCAATCTCCGGGATGCGGCCCTGGCGGGCCTTCATCTGGAGCATGGCTCTGATCAAACGGGCCGCCGCCGATGTCAACCGCGACCTCGGCCTGCTCGACCCGGCCAAAGCCGGGGCCATCGTCGCCGCCGCCGCCGAAGTCATGGACGGCAAATGGGACTCGCAGTTTGTCGTCGATCCCATCCAGGCCGGAGCCGGGACTTCGCACAACATGAACGCTAACGAAGTCCTCGCCAACCTGGCCTCCGAAAAGATGGGCGGGACACGGGGCAACTACCTCGTCAAGCCCAACGACGATGTGAACATGGCCCAGTCTACCAACGACACCATTCCGACCGCGATCCGGCTGGGGTGCTTGTGGCGGCTGGACGAATTGCTGGCGGCGGTGGACAACCTGCACGGCGCGCTCGCGGCCAAAGCAACCGAGTTCGATGGCGTCGTCAAATCGGGCCGCACCCATTTGCAGGATGCCGTGCCGGTTCGCCTCGGCCAGGAGTTTGGCGGCTACGCCAAAGCGGTGGCTCGCGACCGCGAACGAATCGCCCGCGCCGCCGAAGGTCTGCGGCGGCTGGGCATCGGCGGCACGGCCACCGGCACCGGCCTCAACGCTCACCCCGAATATCACGCCCGCATGGTCAAACGATTGAGCGAGATCAGCGGGATCAAGTTATATGAATCCGATAACCTGTTTGAGAGCATGCAATCCATGGCCGATGCTGCCGACTTCTCGGCCTCGCTTCGGACTCTGGCCGTCACCCTGATTCGGATCGCCAACGACATCCGCCTGCTCTCGTCCGGCCCCAGCACCGGCCTTGACGAGATTCGTCTGCCCGCCGTTCAACCCGGATCGTCCATCATGCCCGGCAAGGTGAACCCGGTGCTGGCCGAGATGATGGACATGGCGATGTTCCATGTGCAAGGCTGCGACTTCACCGTGTCGCTGGCGGCCCAGGCCGGCCAACTGGAACTCAACGTGATGATGCCCATCATCGCCCACAACCTGTTTGAGGCAATGCAGGTGATGATCGGCGCGGTGAACGCCTTTGCCGACAAGTGTGTGAAGGGCATCGTCGCCCAACGCGAGAAGGCTGAAGGCTGGCTCGCCAAAAACGCGATCGTCGCCACCGCCCTCAACCCGCTCATTGGCTACATGATCGCCGCCGAGCTGGTGAAGGAGGCCATGAAGCGCAACATGACCATCCGCGAAGTGGCGGCAGAACGGATCGCCAAAGGCGAACTAACAAACAAGGATAGCGGCGCGTTGATCACGCTGGCTGATATTGACGGCGTGCTGGGCGACATCCGCAAGCTGACTGAAGGCGGCCTCGGCGGCCCGGCGGGCGGCGGATGA
- a CDS encoding VIT1/CCC1 transporter family protein, protein MTSTIIPPSLPPTKLGEALKHFEPRPASAALADIILGGQDGLVNTLGVILGVAAASSDLRIVIAGGLAATFAESISMGAVAYTSTLAEHDHYRSELERERREIREMPNAEEQEVRDVFTAWGFEGGLLEQAVAQVIRNEEAWVDVMMRNELKLAPIEDSNALRAALVVGFSALTGSFIPLIPFLLFPLMVAVPLSLVLSALALFAVGAYKARITVGRPLKSGLQMAVIGIVSALAGYLIGALFGVQSGG, encoded by the coding sequence ATGACATCAACAATTATCCCGCCAAGCCTGCCTCCTACTAAACTCGGCGAGGCGCTCAAACATTTTGAGCCGCGCCCGGCCTCGGCTGCCCTGGCCGACATTATTCTCGGCGGGCAGGACGGGCTGGTGAACACGCTGGGGGTAATTCTGGGCGTGGCGGCGGCATCGTCCGATCTGCGGATCGTGATCGCCGGCGGTCTGGCCGCCACCTTTGCCGAATCGATCTCGATGGGCGCAGTCGCCTACACTTCGACTCTGGCCGAGCACGATCACTACCGTTCGGAACTGGAGCGCGAGCGGCGCGAGATCCGCGAGATGCCCAATGCCGAAGAGCAGGAAGTGCGCGACGTGTTCACGGCCTGGGGGTTTGAGGGCGGCCTGCTGGAGCAGGCGGTGGCGCAGGTGATCCGAAATGAGGAAGCCTGGGTGGACGTGATGATGCGTAACGAGCTTAAGCTGGCGCCGATAGAAGACAGCAATGCTCTGCGCGCCGCGCTCGTCGTCGGGTTCTCAGCCCTCACTGGCTCGTTCATTCCGCTCATCCCGTTTTTGCTCTTTCCGCTGATGGTTGCTGTGCCGCTGTCGCTAGTGCTCTCGGCGCTGGCCCTGTTCGCGGTGGGCGCGTACAAAGCGCGCATCACTGTTGGCCGCCCTCTCAAGAGCGGGTTGCAAATGGCCGTCATTGGCATTGTCTCGGCCCTGGCCGGGTATTTGATTGGAGCCTTGTTTGGGGTTCAGTCGGGCGGCTAA